GCACCGATTGTGCCGGAAATTCACTATGAAGGCGATACCGAACTGAGCGTCGAATACGGCGAGGCGTTTGAGTTGCCTGAGGTCAAGGTGATGTACGGTGATGAGGAACGCGGACAGGCAGACGTGACGGTAACGGACGAATCGGGTGAGGAAGTACCTGAAGTGGATACGTCAGCGCCTGGTGAGTATACGCTCGTGTACCGCTATATATCTGAAGAAGGAGAAGAAGCGTCATCTGTGACGATCACGGTGACGGTGCTCGAAGAAGTGAAAGAAGATGAGCCAACATTCACCGACTTGAATGAAGGCTACCGTTTCTATGAGGAGATCGCGTTTCTCTCGGGCATGGAGGTCATTAACGGGTATCTCGATGGCTCCTTTGCTCCTGACGACACGGTAACACGTGCCGCAGCTGCGACGATGATTGGACGTGCGTTGGATCTTGACGGTTCGCAACGTGATACGGATTTCCCTGACGTGCGGGATGGAAACAATGCTTCGGGATTCATTCAGGCAGCGGCGGATCTCGGGATCATTCAGGGATTCCCGGACGGCACTTTCCGTCCGAATGAACCGGTCACCCGGGGGCAGATGGCGATTTTCATCGCCCGCGCCTTCGATATGGAGACTCAGGCGGAGATGGACTTTACCGACATGGTGCCGTCCATGGCGGCTTATGAATCGGTAGGCATGATCCTCCACGAAGATATCACGCAAGGATTCCCGGACGGCACCTACCGGCCGGACGATGCCGTGACGAGAGGACAGTTCTCCGCGTTTCTGTCGAGAACCCTCGATGCCTCATTCAGGTAAGACAATTGAAGATCCCGGCCGTGAAGCCGGGATCTTTCTTTATTAAATGAGAACACAACAGAAGGGAGGAAGGCAAGGTGTTGGCTTTTGCCAACGGCAATTCCTCCCCCACCTGCACTTGCACCAAGAGGTGGGGTATCCTTGCCGAAAAACGATGAAATTTTGCAATCAATGTGGGACTGGGGTTCAGGAGGGGCAGAAAGTCTGTACGCAGTGTGGTGTGAAGTTGTTGGATGGGCGAAAGCCTGAACCAGAACATAAAGGCGAGGAAGTTCGAATTGAAAAACAGATCCAAGAAGAGGAGAGCATGTCATCCGACTTACAGGAACAGTCTCCGAAACCGCCGACGAGAACGAAAAAACCCCTCTCAAAGAAAAAGAAAGCAACCATCGGTGTCGCCGTTGCAGGTGTTGCCCTGCTGTTTGGCTCGTATCAGGTGATGACTGCTCAGTTCACACCGGAAAAAACTGTCGAAGGAATCTTTGACGCTGTTGCAGAGGGCGATAAAGAGAGGTTGGGAGACTATTTGGTCCGAGCTGATGGGGAAGAGCTTGAAGATCATCAGTTGACACTGATGATCGATATGTTACAGGATCCGTTTCTGTTCGAGGAAGTGAAAAATGACATGAACCTTTCAGCGTTACAGTATCGGGAAAATGAGGCTATCGCAGGTGAGGATCATACGTTTTCGTCTGATATTCCTATAGCTCTTGAGCAGAAGGGGAAAAAGCTGATGATCTTCGATGACTATGCGGCTGTCTTGTATCCACTGGACATGGAAGTCAGGCTTGACTATGAAGATGTGGCGTGGTCTCTGAACGGAGAGGAAGTCTCTTCTTATGAAGTCAGCACAGGGATTTACAGCCTTGGCCCTCAATACCTTGGCACCTATGATCTCTCCGTCGAAATCGATATGGCTTTTGGACGTCATGAAATTGAGGAGACGGTCGTCCACGATGGCCGATGGCTTGAAGTCCCTCTTCATATGGAGGCCTTGGAAATAATATCGCATATTTCAGGGGCTGAACTGTATGTCAATGATGCAGTCATGGATATTACTCTCGAACATGGCGAAACGTTTTTCGACCGTGTTCTGTATGATGAAGGTATGATGCTCCATGCAGTGGCGGATACACCTTTTGGTGAAATGGCTTCTGAGCCGGTACCTCTCGATGAGTCGAAGATTGAGTTGAAATACGCAGTAGGCGAAGATCTTGCAG
This genomic window from [Bacillus] selenitireducens MLS10 contains:
- a CDS encoding TcaA NTF2-like domain-containing protein, producing the protein MDGRKPEPEHKGEEVRIEKQIQEEESMSSDLQEQSPKPPTRTKKPLSKKKKATIGVAVAGVALLFGSYQVMTAQFTPEKTVEGIFDAVAEGDKERLGDYLVRADGEELEDHQLTLMIDMLQDPFLFEEVKNDMNLSALQYRENEAIAGEDHTFSSDIPIALEQKGKKLMIFDDYAAVLYPLDMEVRLDYEDVAWSLNGEEVSSYEVSTGIYSLGPQYLGTYDLSVEIDMAFGRHEIEETVVHDGRWLEVPLHMEALEIISHISGAELYVNDAVMDITLEHGETFFDRVLYDEGMMLHAVADTPFGEMASEPVPLDESKIELKYAVGEDLAEELMDMRFAELDAGRFLDDYSDVSEVNEVPVAISFIPEEAYLQEGKQDMFWQVTIPYRETWQSPDETGGEESVRDYELVLILPGDDDEWRVQELWVTNEQFSGEWITRSYDEEAQFAYLEELQTMDGKASYRANETAYLNELINGFHDDNVNAINGGDKSRAVRMIHEDAGAYKKTVTDYIDYLRGRNITQEFKGSDVIGVSEGSEEDIYIVKTEDLYIIHNNDEDRSREAKFLTEYKVVLTDDGYYLLELESTEQLWSESL